In Aricia agestis chromosome 13, ilAriAges1.1, whole genome shotgun sequence, the genomic window tacattaacggccattcccaatatttgatctatctctggttttgccctattagagataggaatagctcacattagacatgaGAGACATATATtctatgtcaattgtgagctattcctatctctagtagggcaaaaccagagatagatcaaatattgggaacggccgtaagactgggctgcaccaactaactttcactttaactgtaactttaactacaacgcaaaatgtcaaatctttggttaaagttaaaaattgacgccatcaagacgccatatttaaccataaccatagagctcgacaaggttttaaatgcgcgtgacggaaaaaggaactaacgctgtcatcatacaaaaaacagttctcctttaccagcagcgcccccgcctacgttcatttataactttgttggaccagctgtcacctgtcaatttctccgatcAAAgtcaaggttaaagttaaatttaccttaactataaccataactttaactttacccacgcctctggtgcaactcaaCCTTAAGGTACCTTGTTTTTGGTCAACCCCGTGGCAGCTTCAACTCTTTcagttaagtattttatttttttatttttgagcgaatccaaaattttcatgtaaaagaTTTGTGGTAATCTTTTATCAATAAATGTGATtcagctattattttattaatcaattactataataatatcacatattacctattattatcacaaaaaaaataaaacaaaaacttaaaagaaatgtccgcaaataaaaacgtttttgtttGTCGACCCTACGGCTGGCCAAATATCAGCCGCGCGCGTCAACAATCAACATTAGCAAACAAAGTGTCATTgcgatacttaataaaaatacaacctcctcgtttgttggaagtcggttaataatttaattctaaatacggccctggatatttgttacgttcATAGTAGTTATCCAAGATGAcgatagatggcgctttataagtaatatgataataaaagctatataagtacggttttagctattaaatgtgtttaagacaaaTTGTATCACGGTTttaagtattcaagtatgattattgcaataaacttatgcaaaattataagcATTTACGTTTTCAAAGGTctggccatctagtgtcaagtagtataattaacgctgaaagctaaaatgttctagaacttttatatgtaaattacatttaaaattatttacaaatgaaatatgatggtatttatattatcagaacgtctgtctgagtgttttcgacattataaaacacaatacttcatcctttccttgttaaaaacgcaaaaaacactaatttattgggagtctcgttacgtgtgcacctgacaaacgctgaaagtgtactgacttaagccccgcccacaatgatgacgtcaggacctagttgaaaatcacagtgcacagttgcttaggctcCTCTCTATAATAGCTTCATGGTCTGGTctatttggtacggagatactttgagtcccggacaaggacatagggtacattttatcccgaaaaatttaTCAAATAAAGCTAAAATTAGTCTTACAACAACTTACCACCAGATGTCGCTAATGTTGGCATTTTAGAACCTTTTCAAATTAAGaatgcaaataatattattataatgtatgttaaagctttttttgtttgaattaGATTACACGAATATATTGATGTTCGTCACAAGGAACTAGGCCCCACATTTTGCGAACGCTTAGATGGGAACACTGACATGGTTTTTACGAGTGATCCTAAACTTATGAAAGACCTCTTTTTGGGTTGCGAAGGCAAGTACCCGCAACACATATTGCCGGAGCCTTGGGTCCTTTATGGTAAACTGTACGGAACTCAAAGAGGACTCTTCTTCATGGACGGTGAAGAATGGTTGCGAAACAGGAAAGTGATGAATAAGCATTTTTTACGCGATGATAATGAAACATGGATGAATGCTTCTGTGGAAAAAGCCGTATCTGATTTTATTAGCGCTTGGAAACAGAAAAACACGCCATGTTTGGTTAAAGATTTAGAATCTGAGCTCTACAATCTCTCAGTAAACGGTAATGAAACCAAAATTTTAAGAAGGGGTGACGTTAAATGAAACTTTTCTGACGCTATCAGTGTTGTGGACtgtgtaaaattataaaatgcacCCTTTTTTCAGTTATCATAAATGTGTTAGCTGGACAAGACTGTATTGAATTTAGTAATCATTACGACGAACTCGTGAGTATATTTTCAAATTCTGTCAAGCAAGTATTTCATAACACCACCAAATTGTACGGACTACCTTTGAAAATATGCCaccaacttaattttaaagtatGGAGGGAATTCAAGTCATCTGTCGATCTTTCTTTGTCATTATGTAAGTAAAATCACGAGCGCTAAAATAACACagtaaaaacaaagaaaaatatattaattgataataatttcagctacaaaaattgtaaaagaacTAATAAAACTCAAGAACACTAGCAACGGTTTGGTACATAAACTATCGAAGGATAATATGAGCGATgttgatattataaaaatagtttCAGATCTTATAATTGCCTCCGGTGATACGGTAAGACAAATACACTTTGCTACTTGCTTCTCAATTCAATCGCAGCGGCAGTACCGTATGCAATTATTATagctaagtatattaatatggcgcacttgccggggTGGCGCGCTTTGCAACactcactataataattaatatctaatTATGATTAAGAAGATAACCAaacaccaattttattttcagacCGCTTATACTTCGCTCTGGATTCTCTACTTACTATCAAAACATCCAAATGTAGTAGAAGAAATTCGGCATAAGGATCGAATATACattaattatgttataaaaGAAGCGATGAGACTTTATCCAGTGGCTCCATTTCTAACACGGATATTATCAAAAGATACTTTACTTGGAGAATACTTTCTTACAGAACAAGTAAGTATATTCACTGTttatagtattaattatttttttactttaatatgatgtgtattgtttttgtatttattatatctcAATGCCATAAGGACACGCATCGGTCGTATCTTACGGGCCTTACTGGCTACCCGTAAGCCGTAGGTCGTTTTTATATCTAGGTAGGTGGTTTAGATTTTTCCCAAATTTTACCTAATGATAAACcaaagcaaataaaaaaataaataaaaaaaatgtagttttgCTGGAAATACGAAATAGTGACGTTGTGTttctgtattattttcctaaaattatgttatttcggttttggccatggttaaaaagccgagcgccatattataaaaaaaattggatgtCAATGTCAAAAATGACAAAGTGCCAAAATCTGAAGAATAAGAAgaatatatacaatattttggAAAACTATGATTtgggaaaataattattagaattgattgttataaaataacatgaatttccacaaaATCGTATTAAATCTGAACAAAGCACAACATTCAGTATATAGAAAATATAGTATTCTTGGGACAAATTGTATGCGAAAAAGTAGCATTTTAAACTTGCAGAATGAtagtaatatgtataataaaccTATTTATCCTAAGAGAAGTTTATCGATTGAAAGTATAGTCAAATGGCAAGAACAAACATACACCAGTATTGCTAGCAGTAGTATGGTAAACTACATACAGGATGGACTATTATATTTCCATGATATTAGTGGTCTGAACTGGTCAGCAACAATCGTTTTCTCCACTATACTTGTGAGAGCGGGCGTGACTCTACCGCTTGCAATATATCAGAATAAAATACTTGccaaagttgaaaatattacactAGAGCTCAAGGATATGGCTAAAGAGATGAAAATGGAAACCGCCATGGCCAAGAAATCATTTAACTTGACAGACAAACAAGCTTTCCTCTTGTTCCGAAGATCAATGAAAAAACAGTGGAGACTTCTTATAGAAAGAGATAATTGTCATCCTTTGAAGGCAACTCTAGTTATATGGTTTCAAATACCAATTTGGGTGTGCATGTCTTTTGCACTGAGGAACCTAGTGACCATGTACCCACCAGACCCTGTGGCTACCATTACAGCTATGGAATTGTCAGTGGGAGGTTTTGGTTGGATCCCAAACTTGACAGTGCCAGATGCTTCATACATACTACCAGTCGCATTTGGGTTGACAAACCTGGGCATTATTGAAATACAAAGAATGTCTAAGCTAAGAGAACCTTCCagaatgtataatatattcacaaatgtaTTTAGAGTGTTCACTGTGGTTATGATACCCATAGCAGCATCTGTTCCATCGTGTATGTGTTTATACTGGACCACTTCCAGTGTATTTGGACTAGCTCAGAACTTATGTCTATTATCACCATCTCTGAGAAGAAAATTAAAGATTCCAGAAGCACCGAGTGAACTTGAACAGCCATACAGTCACATAAAAGATGAGATTTATGACACACTACATAAAGTCATACCAAAGAAGACGTAGATTTTAAACGAAGTATGTTGttgttacaataaataatatttatagttgTTGTTTATTATCATTTCAGACACCAATAATTGCATCTATTTATACAGCAGGTCGAGAtgaacaatatttttcaaaCCCAAATAGTTTTTTACCACATCGTTGGGACAGAGCAGACGCTAGAAAGAAAGATCTCAATAATCATGAAGCCTCTGCAGCAATACCATTTGCTTTGGGTGTAAGATCATGTATTGGAAAAAAATTAGCTATGCTACAATTAAATGAGGTTTTATACCAGGTAAATACATTTTGAAACCCTCTTTGCATTTAGGTTTTAATATTCTGAACATTTTTAAGTTACAAGAGTTCCAGTTTGTTACTATAATCACAAATAGtgtatgctacgaataataaaaactattataagtGTATGTTTCACTTTCAGGTGGTCAATAATTTTGATTTACATAGTAATAATTCAGAAGTTAAAGCTGTTACTTCGCAAATATTGATGCCTGATGAAAAAATCAACCTAATTATAACTTcaaaaatatgattattattttggtTCAGAAATAGGCAGGTTACTGCAgtaagcataaaatatttttaatactataaTGTACAAAACATTTTCTAAGAAACAATAAATGCAAGTACAATatcctttttattatttttagtaaacCAAGTGTTATTCATGAATTAATCAAcactatttaaattattagttacctttaagtttaattacataattagataataattatgacaaactagctgtcccggcaacattgttttgccataaaatgattttccccgttttcctgcttttctcttgaattttttttccctgaattttttttctatagacctcatggagcccgagaccttcccaacaaatgcaaaaccgtggaaatcggttcgtgcgttcggGAGTTATAgcatcaggaaggaaaacccgacttatttttatatattagataaatagGAGATGTCAGAGGCAGCACCAGTATCACAGAACACTAATACTGGACTACCGGAGACCAGTATAGACAGtacacaaaaagttttgtttcatTTGATTCATGAATCATGTGACACTGTTtctctcaaatctcaatattCTGATAAGACGTGTGCATTTCATGCATGTAGGATATTGGTCGGATtctttactgtatgtgctattAGGACTCTCTCTGCTTCgtcctttgcgtaatattttcTATTAACACAAAGTCCTCAACCATATTAAATGTGGTTAtggtgttttataatattaaccttcaagcgggcgcGCGCTATTTTGTAACGGCAGTGGTCGCGCGTAACCTAAAAGAAGTCGTAGGTGAATTTGGAAAACAAAACACTTCATTCAACAttacctatttattatttcataaatttaattattaagtaagtactctttttaaaagtaaacagttcacccagaaaattaaatgtatttttactaaaaacttaattatacaATAAGGTGATCCAAAGTAGCATAACTTGTGTGAACAGCGGCAGAAAAAGGGATCGGAATTTTCTTATCCTAGTTCCAATTTTTTCTTCATCTGCCAATAACACTCGGTGTtatccacagattactagtatatatttgtgttatcggtcaacgacgacttagttttataaataaacatagaatttccctcaattatatgaaaactacatataaaattataagagagGCGCGCGGAGTCTTTTCGACGCCGGCGCCGTGACCAAAACAATTGAGGTCCTTGCTGCAAAGGGGGTGCGGAGAGTAAGTGTAAGCCATTTATTTTgtagatagataaattatgaaaagctacTGAGAGAATGATACAGATTCAACGAGAAATGTCGATAATATCAACGAAAATGTATTGAGTGGAGTCGATTCGACGCTGCGCGACCACTTGAAGgttaagggggatattagattatcatatatattggatccgagatcattgagtcatggataatgtaatatagacatatgatcaGTGTTACCacctctaaaaaatatttatccctaaattggtgtcaaaaacccctaaaatcgccttaatttttctgttttccccctaaaatctgtaaatatataaaaatggattttcaattatgttagtaacgctaaaactcgaaaacggctgaacggattgggctaattttagttaaatatttcatcttcatctgaagattcagatgttttgaagtcgtacatcttattattgaataaattcaacattttatttgttggaTTAAATGTTGCACAAGTGACATCATTACGATTTAATGTAAATCGGACCATCAGTATTGCCGCCAGTCACCACAGAGTGGTCATAGAATTACGTAATAGATGTTGCTAGAAGTCGCTAggtcaagaaataattaatattaatatcaacaatttaaaaatattaaaaagtataaaaatcccTGAAAATACCCCTAAAAATTTTAGACCCCTAAAAAAATCCCATCTCACTTATTTAACCCCTAAATCTGGGGGGAAAACCCCTAAGTTGGGAACACTGCATATGATGCATTtcctccttgatcatagatttttgacatttgctgagagattggatccaatacggtcatagaaataggtgttgccagttatttaatataaaaaagagtttttaatttcttgttcgttagaattctaatatgtttcaaataatgtaatgtaattatttttctaattacatacttggataatcttgctgaaataacaaaaaacaagacatattaaaaatgacgatgtcttttgacaaatagaattctctgagatctagtaaccctgacgtcaatacctgtcaatTTTAGCGCTCttcattggctattgaaaccacatatgacgtaaaataggattaatgaaatatgataatgtaatatgcagatatgatcaaatgatcatatatattggatcctatatatgatcatataaatgatccaatataaatgataatgtaatacccccctaaggaTGTAAGAATTTTCATTCTTTGtgaataaaatgttgttttaacTTCATGGAAACAGTGCAAAGTTTTAATGCAATACGTGATAATATTTAACTACAATAATatgatacaaaatatacaacggtacaaaaatattttttcttccaAATTAATAGCAATTAGCAAACAAAAACTAAAGGTATTAATTTTTGAGCTGTCTAAGAATCATGCCTTTAATATCTTCTAACCATTGGTTTTTATATTCAAGCTGGAGGATATTGTTGAACAATCTTAGCCGCTCGTTATCTTTCATTTTTCCAGTAAGTATATAAGCCACAGCCTCGACACATAGAAATCCCATGCCCTCCTCTAGGGACCAAATGTAAATTTTATCTGCCGTCTCTGGTGTTAATTGAAATTGGACTATGGCACTTCGTAATAAGTCCTTTAATTTGTCAAATAAAAATCTATCAACCAACAGTAGAACTTCTAAGCTAGTCGCCAACTTTTTTGTGATTGGAAAAATTTCAATATCACCAGTACTCTCATGAAGACCAAACTGTAGGAGTGTTATAAGATATTTCAATGCGGATTGAGACACATTTTTCAATTGAACTGTCTTCTCACTGGACTCCTTGAACTGTCCCATTAACATGGCACTGAATACTTCTGAGTTTTCACACAAAAATGACTTACTCGTTTTCACTGTAGATAAGTCGTCCAATAAGAATGTCACAATGTCACTTTCAggcaaattattaattaacggATCATCATTAACTATCACATGATCCTTATATTTTTGTTCCAACAACTTAGGATTTTTAATGTCTACATTTAAAGCAATAAGGCTGAGTCCTATGATACAATTTTCCAGGTCCTCTGAAGGATTGCTGATCATGTTAATTAGTAAAGTCAGTGCATCACAATCCAGTaagaatattttcaaaatttttgtagttctgcaaaaaaaaaccaataacaaaaattagcatagaatatacaaaataattacattataataatattatatttttatggttgggttgcaccagagacgtggttatagttaaagttaaatatggcgtccaaacaccccatattctcatacgacatctgtcaatttttccggttatagttaaggttaaagtcaaagttagttggtgcaactaTACTCACTCAATGACAAAAGGGAAAACTGTTGTCAGAGTTGTCTTCTCATCCTCAGTtccttttaataatttatgacttatTTGACCAATTCCATAACGGGATTCTGCATTTGTACATAGAGCACCTAACATCTTCTTAGAAAAAATTCCAACCtgtaaaacaaatttttaatagcaaataaatgcatattattattatgtaaatcacAGAACAAACAGAGCAATTGCTTTTTGGGCATAGACTGATTTTTTTACTTGTGATatttatagcaaataaaataaaatggtaATTAGCATTCTAAccattaaaaattatgaaagttggtacagtatatacatataaattaaaaagtatggtccaagtaaatattatacctaagtTAGGTACTCACCTTTTTACATTGAGCACATTCACGATTGGAAGGACGACATATAATACGGTAAAGTCTCAATGGTAATCTATGCTTCAAAATATCCATCAAACACAAACTGTGCCTggaatcataatattacgtaGTTAAATAGTGACTTAAAACTATAACATAAAGTTTAATGCACACAGtgcaacatttttttgcttaccCCATAACTTTTAGGAGTGTCTTCGTCACCTTTCTAATCGGTCGTTTAGTCTTGCTAATATAGTCTAACATACTGTTAAGGCAGTGTTCGTCAGCTAGGAACTTAATAGTGTTTGCATATTGGCGAACAATAATTTCTGCCCTTCCAAACGCCACgcgaaataaaatattcacaatGTATCCAATGTTACAATTGTAATCGCTCTTTACATCGCTTGTTACTtctgaaaataaattgaatttacTGTTAAGCTTTCGACAGGacgaaaaactttttaatgccTATAATAATAAGGTATTATTGAAATTTCAGTACAGGAGAAAGAGAGTTGAGGGACCATcaatcatctttttttttaattcgttttTCTAGTAAGGACCATTTGCGTGGCCTTGCcgaagttaataataattctcTATCAAGCACCTTTTTCAATACAACATACAAGGACAAAACTTTGCAAAAGCTGCGTGTCGCAGTTTgtttaagttgtacaaatatCGGCTCggaaatccatattaatattatattttaaatgcgaaatgCGAGACAGACActctgtctgactgttacctcctcacgcttaAAGCGCTGAACAGTTTTCGATGAAATTGGGTATggaatatggagatactttgagactgGGGAAAAGACATTTCTCGTCCGACAAACGAGATTCTAAGCAGCCCGTTTCAGGTATCATCTAGTTTAcaagtaattttatattctgTCAATTTGTATTCACCTTCAGATGGGACAGGTTCATTGTCGCTCTCGTAAAGGACTAGAGCCTCCATGTTGCATGTGTCCGGTGCCTCGGGCTCGGCTGCCGGCACGTCCTCCTCGTCGGGCTCGCCACACACCGGCGAGTATCGACCCGACAGCTCCGAGTCTGATTCTTCTGAAACTGAGAAGTAACTtttgtttaaattgttttttaaacagatctaagggcctgtttcaccactttctgataaagtgccgtatAGCCTattcaccaattaacttgacagatgaagtatggagaatctgtcaaaaaagttgtgaatagcctattcggcactttatcagaaagtggtgaaacgggccctaTATCTAGGTAATATAATAGATAAATCTGAGGAAGAAACTAGATATCTCGAATGACATATTTACGTTATAAGTCATGGTATAACTTGAGATAATATGACATTCTAAAGATAGACAGTACAAAATTTCTTTTTGAGTGCACAGCACATCTTCATGcgttttgttataatataatgacgGTCTTAAGATGTATCTTAAGTGAGAAGTAGTCTATTCTTCTACAATACTACCTTCATTAATGCTGATTGGCGACGTAGGCCCAGAGCTAGTAGGGCTCCATGGTGCATAGCGGTCTGGAGAGGTACTACAGTCTCCTGTGCTGACGCCAGACTCTGGACTCCAATCGAACCGCGCCCTCTTGCTAGCAGTGGACCCACCATACTCCGAACTGAAGCCTGAACTGTATCCATCTGAAGCCAATCCCGACATGAAGTCGAACTTTATGTTCTTCGTGAGAGTCGAAGGCTCAATTGGTTCTGTATCCGACTCTGAGCTGCTATCTGATGTATTCTATTTGTAAAGATATGAAAAATAAAggatatataattttttacatcTCAGATGAATCAATCAagccgatttaaaaaaaaaaaattacatattttacgcTATTTTCGTATATATATTGTGTTATGCCATACTACTTACTTTATTGTGGTCATAGTTGCAGGATTTAGCTCTTTTTAGAATTTTACGCCTCTTTCTGACCTGTGACTCGTAATGAATAGCATCTTCTATGTTACTGTTACTTCTTGCCAATGACTTTCTATTATGCTCTGTTTCTTTTGACACATTTGTAGTTGAATCCACATATAATTCATCACGTTTTTCTATTTCCTTACCATTATCATCTTTGATATTTTCCACCTCTATGATTTCACTACCTTTGTGGTTGTGTTCATTATCCATTGATGAGACGTAAGATTTCAATTTATCTGTTACTAAATTAACAAGACCAAGTTTCACTAGAATTTGAAAtgctgtaaataaaaaaatgtgtatattTACTATACGATATGTAGGAGCTTACTCAGCTAACAAAACTTTCTTTACGTAGCATACATACAATTTTCATCATAAGAGAACTGGAGTAGTGCTCGAAAGGCATGTGTGTTATATTTAGCGGCCTTTAGAAGAACATTCAGGCCGCCACAGAGCCTTAATCGAGCGCGGTTCGTGGACCCACGACAAAGCTGAGCCAACGCCTTCACAACATCAGGGGGCCACTGGGAAACAtctgaaaagtataatttttttataaaacccacagattaaaaaacttttattcaTTTTGTTAGTAGCATAtaaattagaatattatgtgaataaatacattttaagtgAAAGGTCTGAAAATCCTATTATTTTAGGATTAACCCACATTATTATTGGTTTATTAAgaatgataaaaaaatgaagGTGTGTCTATCTGTTGCTTATGTTTACtcacttaaaatttaaactcATTAAGGAAATATAGAAACAACATACGGCATACCTGATTCTTTTTCAAGAAGATTCACCAAACCCTCAACGAGACCTGCCGCCCCTAGCTGGGGGCGAGCAGATTCAATGTAACAGAGATTTAGCAGACATTTTAATGCTGTATCATGAGTATCCATTAGTGCAACTAGGCAAGTAACTCCTCTTGGACCAatctgaaaaaatattattacaaaatatgtaatacaTCTATAGTTATAGAGAAGAAAGAACTATTAATGTAAAATAACTCTGAAGCTACTTTACTagtttagatgaaatttgataaATACATCTAGTAGACTTTGGGGAAGGACAGAATTACATGTAACCTATACatctattaaattaatttaaaacatgatactaatattatatgcagAATAATGAAACCTACCTGGTTTACACAAGTCTGCATTTGACATGTACTAAAATATCCCATACACTTCAGAATGCCACTAATAAGTTCTTGTTGT contains:
- the LOC121733073 gene encoding cytochrome P450 315a1, mitochondrial, which produces MQKCIQTSMKKSLKLRVSRREVTQSTSITIKDMPRPKEIPILGKVINYFKVGGGLRLHEYIDVRHKELGPTFCERLDGNTDMVFTSDPKLMKDLFLGCEGKYPQHILPEPWVLYGKLYGTQRGLFFMDGEEWLRNRKVMNKHFLRDDNETWMNASVEKAVSDFISAWKQKNTPCLVKDLESELYNLSVNVIINVLAGQDCIEFSNHYDELVSIFSNSVKQVFHNTTKLYGLPLKICHQLNFKVWREFKSSVDLSLSLSTKIVKELIKLKNTSNGLVHKLSKDNMSDVDIIKIVSDLIIASGDTTAYTSLWILYLLSKHPNVVEEIRHKDRIYINYVIKEAMRLYPVAPFLTRILSKDTLLGEYFLTEQTPIIASIYTAGRDEQYFSNPNSFLPHRWDRADARKKDLNNHEASAAIPFALGVRSCIGKKLAMLQLNEVLYQVVNNFDLHSNNSEVKAVTSQILMPDEKINLIITSKI
- the LOC121733074 gene encoding cytochrome c oxidase assembly protein COX18, mitochondrial, producing MNFHKIVLNLNKAQHSVYRKYSILGTNCMRKSSILNLQNDSNMYNKPIYPKRSLSIESIVKWQEQTYTSIASSSMVNYIQDGLLYFHDISGLNWSATIVFSTILVRAGVTLPLAIYQNKILAKVENITLELKDMAKEMKMETAMAKKSFNLTDKQAFLLFRRSMKKQWRLLIERDNCHPLKATLVIWFQIPIWVCMSFALRNLVTMYPPDPVATITAMELSVGGFGWIPNLTVPDASYILPVAFGLTNLGIIEIQRMSKLREPSRMYNIFTNVFRVFTVVMIPIAASVPSCMCLYWTTSSVFGLAQNLCLLSPSLRRKLKIPEAPSELEQPYSHIKDEIYDTLHKVIPKKT
- the LOC121733072 gene encoding uncharacterized protein LOC121733072 — its product is MDKSYVKSVLAKLKSYSSREIQDALLKIKTNIISNEQGIIIFRECGGLAYILPHIKKPNERTLDISLSILGNLCLDEQNSLDVAKSNVFGPLVTIINTVKRDSLLGRTSRLIGNLSQIESNAESFHNYGAVQALVTLINNRDKSTSYPTLIMAVRALRLLWMVEIRRHEMLSIHTVFCISQLLYAECQSMGLIKPESAERVQEVEQNPRKSQQELISGILKCMGYFSTCQMQTCVNQIGPRGVTCLVALMDTHDTALKCLLNLCYIESARPQLGAAGLVEGLVNLLEKESDVSQWPPDVVKALAQLCRGSTNRARLRLCGGLNVLLKAAKYNTHAFRALLQFSYDENSFQILVKLGLVNLVTDKLKSYVSSMDNEHNHKGSEIIEVENIKDDNGKEIEKRDELYVDSTTNVSKETEHNRKSLARSNSNIEDAIHYESQVRKRRKILKRAKSCNYDHNKNTSDSSSESDTEPIEPSTLTKNIKFDFMSGLASDGYSSGFSSEYGGSTASKRARFDWSPESGVSTGDCSTSPDRYAPWSPTSSGPTSPISINEVSEESDSELSGRYSPVCGEPDEEDVPAAEPEAPDTCNMEALVLYESDNEPVPSEEVTSDVKSDYNCNIGYIVNILFRVAFGRAEIIVRQYANTIKFLADEHCLNSMLDYISKTKRPIRKVTKTLLKVMGHSLCLMDILKHRLPLRLYRIICRPSNRECAQCKKVGIFSKKMLGALCTNAESRYGIGQISHKLLKGTEDEKTTLTTVFPFVIETTKILKIFLLDCDALTLLINMISNPSEDLENCIIGLSLIALNVDIKNPKLLEQKYKDHVIVNDDPLINNLPESDIVTFLLDDLSTVKTSKSFLCENSEVFSAMLMGQFKESSEKTVQLKNVSQSALKYLITLLQFGLHESTGDIEIFPITKKLATSLEVLLLVDRFLFDKLKDLLRSAIVQFQLTPETADKIYIWSLEEGMGFLCVEAVAYILTGKMKDNERLRLFNNILQLEYKNQWLEDIKGMILRQLKN